cggaagacccgcagtacggaatgacaacagtggatctcaacaatcttgcgtatgcagacgaaccattcgtcctagccaatgatgtggcacaggttttctatgtgaaggacatgtctaccaagccaagaaaaagaaaagataaggaagggaatgcatcatacgatgagccaaagcggcacatagttctttctaggaagagaaacatcgtgggagtggatgacaagacagacatgtcagaagattatgaaaagtttgatgaaattgctccattcacagtgaatattgacccgagcatcccgttaaatgataaagattttccatggttacggcgcaaagggacacacgcgaagaaaaagtttcacacccaaagatctgggatgtgatcggcttcactataatCACTTTCTtccgtgtttcacacccaggagggaatctctgtaatagttagggtagttatgtgttttggcatttgaaacgtgaagaaattttatgtgcaaacaaattctttcatgcctttactgatttttttaagctaaatgaccctgaaattgaaaagcatttcaaatgaactcagaaaaggttgaaagttggcatggtatcataatttcacccacatagcatgtgcaaaaaagtagagagggttaccgcaaaaactggatgcacttcgtgtactaaatggacaatctctttcgaagtatcagggtttcggacaaaaactcatccgttacaaaaggcatttcatttttttaaataacctaagcattaccaaattgaatataatgataaaacacactaatattaaacataagaaaaaagaatcactgaaaaatctattctcaaagttaagttattcacaaactagtgattcacacaaatttcaaataaatcaaaatttaaactattcaaatttgtaaactaccggtactaacagaaagtttgtaattttttgtacctaaagcaaaaatattcacaaagaaactctaaatacagcaaaaaaacaactcaaacaaaaataaataaagcaaaagaaataagaaaaaaaaacccacctactgcgccacagcggcctgcatacgactagaaacccaacctgttgttgggccaggatgcaggcccgcaaaggcccagtaggcccacagggcagcacagaacatttaggcccagtaggcctgctttggagaggagctcgagggagctaccgcactggggcttataaaccagtgcggacgcccctcggctagtgaagtgggactaaacatttcgcaccgcacctgcgccagcgcaccccctttagtgccgggtggtagcaccaactggtactaaaggtggggcctttagtaccggttggagccaccacccggcactaaagggggtgcggttcccgccgcttggcctggccaaaacaggcctttagtaccagttggtggctccaaccggtactaaaggtccatcctatataactaaacacttcaaaaatttcagtttctcctcTACTTCttatcctctgccccgtcgcccgccgcccccgtctccataaccctcgtcgccgcccccgtccccatcaTCGatgccccgtcgtccccgtccccgtcgtccccgccgtcaccgccgcgccgtcccggcccgtcccgtgtcgtccccgtccccgtcatcgccgccccgtNNNNNNNNNNNNNNNNNNNNNNNNNNNNNNNNNNNNNNNNNNNNNNNNNNNNNNNNNNNNNNNNNNNNNNNNNNNNNNNNNNNNNNNNNNNNNNNNNNNNNNNNNNNNNNNNNNNNNNNNNNNNNNNNNNNNNNNNNNNNNNNNNNNNNNNNNNNNNNNNNNNNNNNNNNNNNNNNNNNNNNNNNNNNNNNNNNNNNNNNNNNNNNNNNNNNNNNNNNNNNNNNNNNNNNNNNNNNNNNNNNNNNNNNNNNNNNNNNNNNNNNNNNNNNNNNNNNGTCCCCGTCGTtgccgccccgtccctgtccccgttgtcgccatccccgtcgtcgccgcgcccgtcgccgtccacGTCGCcaccccccgtcgcctctcgcctcgccggtgagcacacacacacacacatagttagttatggaaatgttagaaatgttatagaaatgttagaattgttagaaatttttctattttttagttgtagaaatagttagaattgttagaaatttttctgttttttagttatagaaatattagaaatgttatagaaatgttagttatatagcattgttagaaatgttataggaatattagttatatagaaatgttagaaattttagttatcaaaatccaatcattaaaaaaatgttactttttgcgggcatatagctagtatttgttctggacgatgcctggcccgcatcctcgtcgtcgacccgtccgcgacgacgtccggctgacccatgtccgggactgggctccgccgggctggcactgggaggtgctgcctggaggggcgcgccgcttgatgaggaacccggccccgggtcccgtcgtcgaccctgatctcgtttggtggcgttcgcgtgggccagtttcggtgcggagggagccagccccACCGGAggaggtacgtcgccgtgtcagggaggaggacgagcacatccatcgctacatggttgcgttagagggcggcaggttctccaatacctggcagtttcttcagggatctcacttcagctatgatcctgtgagggttccttctctttgggtgtccaccgcccgcgccgaaggAACcgtgagtgtcctagattcttctgtagtattcgatctttattagctacctagccagtgatgtactcgatatataatattcaagatgatgtattcgagattatatattattcgagacgatgtattcgagattatatctattattcgagacgatgtattcgagattatatctattattcgagacgatgtattcgagattatatctattatttgagacgacgtattcgagattatattcgatgatgcttattatgtactatgattgattcagtttttccttattaattgattgcatccatgcattgtaatttgaatatattttttttggattagttaaacaaaacctatggcggacaataccggcagagagggagaagaggccctgttcaatatcatacgcaatcctcgcgggccagatgatgatcagaatgaagaagattatgacggctccgaatatctaaacaccaccggggagggtgatatgatattcgatcgcgacgaccgaattgatgaagccaTGAACTATGaatatgacgaagaaaatgttgatcttgaaacaacaaagaccaacgaggtatatatatttatataagcaggcatctggtgatcatcacatgttttaaatgacttgaagatatattaacgaatcgatctttcttctttcagccatccggatcgagcaaatcttcaggcaacaggacgaaacgaggcccgaacaaaaagttgaaggagggcgtaaagtacaatatcgaggcaatcaaacctaatggcaaaccattcgcgcctaagaagattgcagacaagttcgttcgtcaatgcggagttcttgtgaaggacctactcccgatctcccttcaagaatggagagagccatcaaagccacgtccaggagttacttttgtcgacgacagacaaaaacatttgctttgggaaacgctcatggaacatttcaccctaccagatcatttcacaaaagcagatgtggacaaagtcaaggaccatgctcttaggaagatggcggttgcattcaagaaccacaagattcgtgaatgggccaagtacgtcaatggaggaaggaagactccagtattcgagggagtactagagaagcaaagtgctcattgggacgatttcgtgaaattcaaggattcggaattatctaaggaacggtcgagaataaacaaggccaatgccacaaaaaaggataagttccataagctggggccaggtggctatgcggtgggattgcctaagtgggataagtctgagaaagagatgctggatgcaggtgtcactccagaaacattgagctggccccccaggtgcaggacttggttctatgcgcatggggggagttggacctgaagacaggcaaagtttccaagaaggcatgtctggacggagccgaagataagctacttgttgcaatagaagaggctcgatccgggttgttcgagcccaatagagagaacgacgagcttacgcgtgctctgggaaatcctgaacacccgggaagaacacgaggcatgggcgctattccgtggtatgaggggttttcgtactggaacgccgactacagaacccgtgcgagaaagaagattgcggaggagaagaagaggaagatggaggaggagcagaggaagctagactatgaacgccttcaaggcctagaatcagcgcacgcggacttggcaatcaaattccagcggcagcaggagcagatcgactcacttagccagcaaagaggGTCTCAGCAGCTACcggatgatccaccaatggatagcaccgtcccatccatgccgagaagcagcgtgggttccgccccgggcgacgcattactggatagctacccagtggatgacatcatggagaacactaactgcgagctaaacttcaaaatgaagaacatatccatgaaggtggcggacgcccttgcttttacaaatccccccgaggcaaccttccattgcaacccgattccagcgggctatgctcgtgtcttggttgatgaggtggtggaccaatattcggggctagagcttgacattcctggaggtgacgatgagcacacactaggagaggccaaccatcgtatcatcctatggcgaaaggattgcatcatctttccaaggccaccgacaccgcgtcatccgactcctcgtcgcagtccTCCACTGAGTCAGcatactcccgctcctccaagtccaccaacgcgtcaggccactcctcctccaagtccggcacagcttcaggccactcctcctccaagtccggcaaagagtcaggccactcctcctccaagtccggcacagcttcaggcaactcctcctccaagtccggcacaacttcaggccactcctcctcctccaactcagccacgtcagccgtcttcgtcGCCTCAACAATCACGGAAGAGagacgcctcagctatggtgcgtagcattacaagtcgaggtagtactgcaggtacaggcggaggcaagcgatttcaatatggtccaagaagcctcgcgcctcttccgcagaggccttacgacaagtccgaggaggaaaacgtagccatatcaaaggccgaggtggaagcccattttgcaccgaaaccgccaccgccgccaagggagaaagtgcctgtggaaaagattgaccacttcattcgtatgtctagaccaccagctcccaagcctgttgactcagactatgagcgccacatcaagaagttaaatcgagcacgtctacagaaagaggcgagctcgagctcgagcaaatcagctggcaaaaggagcggtaaaaccgttccccagctgggagaacaggtggcGTAATCAATCcccctgcttgttgtgccaacaacacatgagagtaggcgcgcccaatattattgtgggcaaaccgttaacgttcccgggctggGTGATGtcataataaccgaggagcatattgcgcaggctgaatcgatcgggatcactgttggacaactcctcgatatcgagcccatgtctccgactagagaggaggaaataaaacggaaatatgcccggggccaacctttggtcgagccagaggaggtcaataagctcccaacgagaatgtatgcttgcatcaatggtacatggacattaccaagatttccaatcgagagtccctcatggtgaatgtcaactaggagcattactaccataagaaagttgtgaccgttgagtattcagaactttttcagctatacaataaagacgcactcgacaaatctatcgtcagttgctattgtctgtaagtgatttctttctgtaatttaagtctcaagctagctgatcattttgatcaatcattacctgtaattatcctcactatattcttttttgtggtattatgcaggatgaagatttatgaaatgaaaaaaggtggacgctatggcattggattCGTTGATCCAAATACcaataatgaatacacatggaaaatagatccatatcacgcaaaatgtgtagaggaaagcatgctacagttcttcaaggaactcaaatacaatgaagatatactacttccttacaacttccagtgagtcacactgtcttgtactacaaattctgtttttccctactagctatagctacatgtttttgcttacatatgcctgcttaattaagatatgcaaacgtgtgtgcatgcagatttcactggatcttgttaatcattaaagttgatcaaggaacagttgaagtactagactcgctacttaagaaagcaagtgactacggcatcgtgaaggggatagtcaacaggtaatttcaatcattattaactatatctcggcctatttaattagttcgtcatttcctgataacaactatttaataacccatttattcattttctttgtcggcgggcagggcttgggcaaagttcatcagggtcactccaggcgcatggaaacaaaatctgaaatggtatcgacccaaggtaagtaattaagtagtactagctagctgccatctctttaattattatgcttgattaattattatctgatcaaattccattctcgtaaaggccctgaagtaggcaccggggaatgatctatgtgcatactacgtttgcgagaacattcgcatgatggcgtccgaaaggagcaaatctcaaagacaggagtgggtacgatatcgattgtcagaatactattcacaatttttacaccattatcgatatctagtcacacaattaatacacatgcatattgatctccttcttaacagttcaaagaggtgcgggacaagctcctagcacaggaccgcatagaagcaattcaagaggaaatagcgggatttttgctcgaccaggtcatagatcccaaagaagaatactattacccgctaccgcccccatcaaccacttccaattgttatcgtgctccgaaggcatcaattagctaggctaatgccactggctccgaaggcaccaattaggagaaattgtatatatatatatatatatatatatatatatatatatatatatatatatattatgatcggtcattctactagaaattctatttatatatatgcataacgtgtacgatatgtagtatcgtaaaataccagcaaacgaaaaaaaattaaatgaaaaacacaaaattaaatgaaaaagaaatcataaacccaaaaccccccaaacattttaataccagttggtgacaccaaccggtactaaagggctccctgcccccgaagctggctcgtgccacgtggttgccctttagcaccagttcgtgctgaaccggtactaaaagggggggcctttagtgcctaaattttagcaccggttaccaaaccggcactaaagggttttacgaaccggtgctattgtccGGTCCTGCACTGGTGCATACTCTATAAAAAAAAACTTAGTCTGTGATTCTGTGAACCAATAGACATGCATGGATATGGGAAGTATGGTGACGAGTTGGAAGCGACTATTTGTATAGATATGTAACATGTGCTAGAGAAAACAAGAACCTAGGCAATAATGCTTCTCATCGAGAGCGAGATATGTTggtgcattgcatccatgcatggatATCTTGGAGCATTGTGCGAGGGCCACGCGGAACCCCTGCACACCAAGCAAGCAAAAATTCCGCGAGGCAAAAGATATCgccagcctatgtttggacatcctaCAACCATGGCGAGCCCGTGGGCAGACCTTAAAATGCCATGGCCATGCACGCCGGGCTAGCTCCCCTCTCAGGTTAAATTGGACGTCCTTCCTATATAACTTCGACACACTCGGGATGCGGAGGCCGTCAACCTGCAGCATCCTCCCATCGAGCCGTCGCCTCCTTCCTGCTCTCTCTCGGTCTTAATTTGGCCTGCCCTCCCCGCGCGCGCACCGATAAATACACTCTCGACGAGGGCGGTCGAGAAGAGACCGAAAGGAGCAAGAAACATGGCGCGGCTCTCCGTGACCACCACtgccctcctcctcgccgccgtcgccttcttcatcGCCGCCGAGGCCGCCGTCACCAAGGACTTCACCTTCGCCCGGGGCATAAAGCTGCACATCTCGAAGCAGGGCACGGCGACCGACCACATCTTCGCCGGGGGCAGCAAGCTCTTCGTCGCGAGGCACGACGCGGCGCCGGCCGACCACGCCTCCGCCCGGGGCAGCAAGCTCGACGTCACGCAGAGCAAGATCTCCATCCCGAAGAAGAGGCTCGCCGTCTCGCAGAGCAAGCTCTTCGTCGCGAGGCACGACGCGGCGCCGGCCGACCACGCCTTGGCCCGGGGCAGCAAGCTCGACGTCACGCAGAGCAAGATCAGCATCTCGAAGAAGAGGCTCGCCGTCTCGCAGAGCAAGGCGGCCGTCCAGAAGAAGGGCTTCATCTTCTTGGAAGGGCGCAAgctggccggcggcggcgcgtTGTCGGCGGACACGGCGGGCGCGGCTCCGGGGGCGGTGCAGGCGTGCGACCAGCTGGAGGCGTACCAGAGGGTGTGCCACACGCTGCTGCACCTGCCCGGGGTGACGACGGCGCGGGCGCTGATGGAGACGGCGGTGCGGGTGGCGCTGGGGCGGGCGCGGGCGGCCAAGGTGACGTTCGACGCGGCcaaggcggcgtccggggcgggcaACCCGATGGCGTGCATCCTGGGGTCGTGCGAGCAGAACTACGACGACCTGGTGGACGCGCTGGAGGAGGTGAGCCGGGCGATGCACAAGCCCGGCACCAGCAGCGAGAGCCTGGTGGAGAAGATGACGGCGGCCAGCACCTACGCCGGCGACTGCGACAACTGGTACGAGGAGCGCGACGTCAAGTCGCCCTACGAGGTCATGCAGCGCCACCTCGCCCAGATGGTCTCCGTCGCCCTCGGCCTCGCCAACAAGAAGCTCTGAGCAAGCTTCGCCGTATGCTCGCTATGCTTTGCTGCGCGTGCTGATTAATGGACTCTTGTGTGTGAAGGGTGTGGTGTGCTGTATGCCGTATGCATGCACTTGATGCTACAGTATATACTATGTGATCAAGGTTTGTAGTGCTAGTGTATGTACAAGTATGCTAACACGGCAAGCAGGTTGACCTCATTAATCTAAAATATTTCATTTCAAATCAAATGCTACTCTATTTGGCTTTCCTTCTTTGTGTTGGAAAATGTCTTCAAAACTATGACTGGAGTGGTACATGACATCTTTCTTTTCTGTGGTTTTTCCGTTTTGACGATCTTCTATAAAATGCCACATTATCCAGCTGCGAAGATGGCTATAGCATTCCAGATTTCATTGTGTTTACTAAAAGAGAAGAAGTCCGCATTAGTTGAAGGAATGGGAAAGATCGCATGCTTTACATGGTCTTGCACTGCAAGTTCTCCCGCAAAAAACAACATAGATCTTTTGTTAGTTTGTCTTCACCCACATCGAAGATCCTTACGAATGGTGAGATATTGAGTTTGCTGACGAAGATCCTTAGGAAAGGCAAGATATTGAGTTTGATTGCTGGATGATGCCAGGTCACTCTCAATTTTGATTTGTGCTGGTTCGTGTGCAACACCCCATGTGCCCGCCTCGCAGCAATACACTTATGTTGTGTTTCAGTTTGGGAGATCAGAAATTTGGTGCGCCTACCCATTTTGTGCTAGAACTGTTCTTCACGAATGATGAGCTGGTGATTGATTAACCAATACATTCCTACCATAAGGAGCATTGTTGTCACATAAGCAAACACGGCATCATGATACAACCGTCACCAACGGCACTAAGAAACTCCATGAGAATCATGATGACAACCGTCACCAGACCTCCTAAACTCATGATTGTTTCAGATTGCTCGCTTAAGTTGAAGATTTCTCTGTAGACTTGCTGGAGACTGCACCACAGGTCATCATACATTCACACTGGTAAGAAAGGTCAATACAGTTCGTGATGCTCCACAGGGAATACAGAGCAGACATGCACCCAACAATTTTTTTACTCATGACTAGGAGGTATCAGAGGGTAATAATACACCTCCAATCAAAATAGCTTGGAAGGAAAATAGTAAGATTAGAAACAGGGCCCAAGCTTGTGAGTGACATCAATAGGGTAAATAAACCAATATGATACATGTGATATCAACCAGGAAAGAATTGGAAAACAAGAATTCAACTAGGCAACTGTACCGGTGGATGGTAACTTACAGCAAACATGGGTAAAAACCACTAAGAGAACTCTGCATGATGGAAGGGTGGAGCTTTAGGGACAAGAGCCCCAACCTGCCGGTAAACGCCATCTATCCTGCCGCCGTAATTCAGGTGCAGCACTACATGTGCTCCTCGCCTCCTCAGACTCTAACAAACTGCTTGATTGCTCCAGCAGCTAGAGCAGAGATCAGATAAGCCTCAGCTCGTATTCACCGGCCATTGTGATGTACCTAACCCAAGGGAGGGCCTGGTATCCACTTTTCTCGATGACTTTCAGATAACGAACCTGCAAAAGTATAAGAATATGGTATATAAGCAGGATGCAAGACTGCCAAAGAAAGTTGTGAGCAAAGCTACCTAGTTACAGATCTACAACAAGAGCTGATGGATTACCTGAATGCCTGAAACGGTAAAATAGGGTATCTCAAATTTCACACGTATTGGAGCCTTCTTTTCAGGGGTTGCTTCTTCCGAGGTAATGCTGGGAAGGCTAAACTCTGCTCTACACATATATTCCTGATAGAGTAATAGGTCCAGGGAATTAGAGCAATCCAGCCTAGCATAACATGGAAGCAAAAGTGTACATATGGAACTGGATCAGGACCTACCTTGCCACCAGGAAATGATTTAATTTTCCAGACCATTGCGTCTCTCTCAGGTGCATATGCCGCAGAACCCATTGAAGTCCTTATATTTGGGTTTGTCGCATCATAGGGTACAGGTACTTCAATTTCTACATTTGTTCCGGTGCTGGAAATGAGAAAAAGAAATGCTATGTAAGTTGGTCATTCATGCCACCAGAGGCACATTATTATTGTTAGAAACAGGCACCTTCTTTCCTTGAACTGGCTCCTTGCCTTCACCATGATCTCTATCCGGCTTCTTGAATGCTTCTCAACTTGTGCTTCTACCCAGATCAGAGGCTTCACCTGCAGGAGGGACCAAAGCAAGATGTTTCATGCGCTAATATCAAATGTGTGCCAGGACTTGGCATCTCATATGTCACCAAATAGTTCCTGGTTGTAAAACACAAAGGACAAACCTGTGTGGTGAGTCTGTAAGTCATTAGATCAAAAGCTCCATCTGGAGGGACGAATGATATAGTCCTATCATTCTCAAATCTGGTCAACCGAACACACCTAAAAAAAGGATTGGTCAATATAAACCCTAAAATGACTACTATGACAAAAAGAATATAGTAATCGTGTAATCTTACTGATGAAATTTGATATCATCCAGATCTATTGCTTTTCCTTTAgttgctcggccttgcgcttccaAAAGAACTCTATCATTCAACCCAAGTTTACACTCGGGCATTCCACTGTGACAAATACATGCATATCAGCCATGATGAATATATCCCACAGGATATACAGGGAAAACATAGTCGAATAATACTTTGACCCATTAACCCAAAAGACCAGAAGTTGAAACCAGCTGGTTTGAGTCAAAGTTCAATTATCATTTGTAACTTACATAATCCAGTTCATTTATCGGGTACAACTTGATGATATTATCTGAAAGAGAACTAAGTAAAGTCTGCTTGTTCAAGACACACTTGCAATACATATGTTGTAGTTGGCAGGGTATGTATACACTTTATTAGTCTTTATTCCTCACTGTCAATTTGTTTCAACTGCTACTACACAACTACTAATTTTAAAGGTTACAGGAATGTGTTGGATAATATAatctagctacatcttcacagagCTACATGGATGTGATTCATATTAAATTTATTACTACACAAGCAGCTGAGTTATAAGCATAGTGTGAATTTGTGGTATGACTGTATGGGATGATATCACGAAGTTACCTCAGAAAGGTCCGCATCTTCAGCGCGCCGATGATGT
The sequence above is a segment of the Triticum dicoccoides isolate Atlit2015 ecotype Zavitan chromosome 1A, WEW_v2.0, whole genome shotgun sequence genome. Coding sequences within it:
- the LOC119329445 gene encoding uncharacterized protein LOC119329445, which gives rise to MARLSVTTTALLLAAVAFFIAAEAAVTKDFTFARGIKLHISKQGTATDHIFAGGSKLFVARHDAAPADHASARGSKLDVTQSKISIPKKRLAVSQSKLFVARHDAAPADHALARGSKLDVTQSKISISKKRLAVSQSKAAVQKKGFIFLEGRKLAGGGALSADTAGAAPGAVQACDQLEAYQRVCHTLLHLPGVTTARALMETAVRVALGRARAAKVTFDAAKAASGAGNPMACILGSCEQNYDDLVDALEEVSRAMHKPGTSSESLVEKMTAASTYAGDCDNWYEERDVKSPYEVMQRHLAQMVSVALGLANKKL
- the LOC119289335 gene encoding AP-1 complex subunit mu-2-like, coding for MAGAVSALFLLDIKGRVLVWRDYRGDVTALQAERFFTKLLDKEGDAEVHSPVVHDGAGVSYTFIQHNNVFLLTAARQNCNAASILLFLHRLVDVFKHYFEELEEESLRDNFVVVYELLDEMMDFGYPQYTEATILSEFIKTDAYRMEVTQRPPMAVTNAVSWRSEGIRYKKNEVFLDVVESVNILVNSNGQIVRSDIIGALKMRTFLSGMPECKLGLNDRVLLEAQGRATKGKAIDLDDIKFHQCVRLTRFENDRTISFVPPDGAFDLMTYRLTTQVKPLIWVEAQVEKHSRSRIEIMVKARSQFKERSTGTNVEIEVPVPYDATNPNIRTSMGSAAYAPERDAMVWKIKSFPGGKEYMCRAEFSLPSITSEEATPEKKAPIRVKFEIPYFTVSGIQVRYLKVIEKSGYQALPWVRYITMAGEYELRLI